The nucleotide sequence CCGGGTAGAGGTTGTAGCTGAAGAGCTCGTGGAGCTCCTCGCGTCGGTTGTGAACGACGATCTGCTTGCCCTCGAAGTGCGTGTGGCGGAACGGCGGGGCGACGTAGACGATCGCCTCGTGCCAGTACTTGTCGCCCATCGCCATGATCTCCTCGACCGGCACGATGCCCTGCAGCATCGCCAGGCCCAGCGCGAAGAAGCCGGCGTTGGCCGGGGCGATGGCGATGCCCGGCAGCGTGTGATCGAGCTGACCAGCGTTGAAGAACAGGACGGCCAGATCCTGCGTCTTGAGCCACTCGAACGTCTCCTGACGGACAGGCTCGAAGGGCTGGTCGAACCGCTGTTCGTACGTCGGCTTGTCGGTCTGGCCCTGGTCGCCGATGACCATGCATTCGGCATCACGGCGGCGCATGTACGGCTCGACGTAGTTGGCCGAGACGCCGTTCTTGACGCGGCAGACCTTCAGCTCTTCTACCTCGCCCCGGCCGGGTACGTCGTACGCGACGGTGAAGTAGCCGTCGGGCGAGACCTTGTCGGCCGGCACGGAGGCCTGGACGAGTTCCTCAACCGACGATGCGAACATCACCGATGGTGCGGCCTTGAGGATGTTCTGCGCGGAGTCGCTGAGCGAGATTTTGGACAGGACGTCGTCGACCGTGATGGTCTTGGCAGGCTTGAGATGAGAGGTGTCAGTGGTCATAGCAGTCGCTCCGTCGTTGGGGTGTTGGGAACGCGAGCAAGTCGTATAAATAAATGTCCTGCTGCTGCCAAGTGCCACACCCCGGGCGATCTGCCACAGTGACGCGATGCCACACCCCACGGACCCATCAACACGCGCTCAAATGACCGGCAGCTGCAGAACCTCACGCAGTTCGTCCAGCGCCGCTTCCGACTCGTGATACAGCCGCACGTCGGCGAGGTCAGCGGGTGTGAGATGGTCGCGGTAGTGGCGATTTACCCAGTCGACGAGCGTCTCGTGCAGCTGCGGCGTCCAGAAGACGTTGCCCCGCACGGCCGCCCGCTCTTCGTCGCTGAGCACGACCCGCAACCGCAAACACGCCGGCCCGCCTCCGTTTTTCATGCTCTGCCGAACGTCGACTCGGATGGCCTGCGTGATTGGATTGTCCTCCCGCAGAATCCGCTCGATGGCGGCTTTGGCGGCGGGGACTTCGTCGCACTCGGCGGGGTATATGAGAGCCTTTGCCGAAGCCGCTGCACTGAGTTCGACAAGCTGCGAATTGAAAAGGTAGGACCGCACCGCGTCGGTGAGCGGGAGCTCGTCCTCGCTGATAACGATGAGATGCGAATCGCGATCGAGAACAGACACTCGCCGCGTGCCGATTGTGACGATCTCTGCAATTGCGTCGTGAGCCGCAAACGCCGCTTCGTGGGCTAAGAGGACGAACTCCGATCCGACACAGATGACGTCATTATGGAAAACGCCGGACGCGATCGCTTGTGCTGACTGCCGAACAAAAACTGTCGAATCAGGCTCTAGCCCATGCTGTTCTGCGATCGCCTTCGACGCCTCTTTGACCTGACGCGGAAAGAACCGGCTCGTCGCTGAGGTCGAAGAGTGGTCAGCAGAAGCTCGTCCGAAGGCGAAAAGCGAGATTCCACAGTCGTGATGCCACCTGGCAAGCCGTGTGTGGTTCGCGGCACCCTCGTCGGGTAGCGTCGACGGCAGTGGAGGATGCACTTCAAAAAACTCCTCGTCCTCGAACAAGTGCTGAAAGACGCGGAGTCGCTCGAGTGATTCGAGCGCTCTGTGCCGCTGGCTCGAGAGATTCGCAATGGTGATATGGACGCGGTCGTCGCCGGTGTCGTTCGAACACGACACCGTCGCGGCGTTGGCGGCCCACATGGCTGATGCGCTCGACGCGATCGCCAGGTTCCGCCGACCCTCGTCGCCGGCTTTGGCGGCGTTTTCGAGCAGTTCCGCCGGGTCGCTGCCGTAGCCGCACGACCGCAGATACCCCAGATGCGGCCGGCGCTGTGGTGGCAGGACGGCCTGCGGGACGCCAAGCTCAGCAAGCAGCTTCATCTTCGCCAGCCCCTCCAACGCCGCCGCCTTGGGCGAGCTGACGTGGTCCTTCGATGCCATCGACGCCAGGTTCCCGCTGCCGAGGCCGGCATAGTTGTGCGTCGGGCCGACCAGGCCGTCGAAGTTGTACTCGCGGTACGTCATTCGGCTTCCAAGCTGGCGACGGGCGTCATGCAGTAGTCGATCGCCGTCGCGCCGGCTGGGCGGAAGTTGCCGCTGCGTCCGACGCCGCCGAATGGGAGGGCGCCGCTCGCTCCAGTCAGGGGACGGTTCCAGTTGATGCAGCCAGCGTCGACGCTCGAGGCGAACCGCTCGTAGTCGTCACGC is from Planctomycetota bacterium and encodes:
- a CDS encoding DUF4914 family protein — protein: MTTDTSHLKPAKTITVDDVLSKISLSDSAQNILKAAPSVMFASSVEELVQASVPADKVSPDGYFTVAYDVPGRGEVEELKVCRVKNGVSANYVEPYMRRRDAECMVIGDQGQTDKPTYEQRFDQPFEPVRQETFEWLKTQDLAVLFFNAGQLDHTLPGIAIAPANAGFFALGLAMLQGIVPVEEIMAMGDKYWHEAIVYVAPPFRHTHFEGKQIVVHNRREELHELFSYNLYPGPSAKKGIYGMLLNLGERDDFVTAHCSTVRVTTPYDNATVFMHEGA
- a CDS encoding N-succinylarginine dihydrolase encodes the protein MTYREYNFDGLVGPTHNYAGLGSGNLASMASKDHVSSPKAAALEGLAKMKLLAELGVPQAVLPPQRRPHLGYLRSCGYGSDPAELLENAAKAGDEGRRNLAIASSASAMWAANAATVSCSNDTGDDRVHITIANLSSQRHRALESLERLRVFQHLFEDEEFFEVHPPLPSTLPDEGAANHTRLARWHHDCGISLFAFGRASADHSSTSATSRFFPRQVKEASKAIAEQHGLEPDSTVFVRQSAQAIASGVFHNDVICVGSEFVLLAHEAAFAAHDAIAEIVTIGTRRVSVLDRDSHLIVISEDELPLTDAVRSYLFNSQLVELSAAASAKALIYPAECDEVPAAKAAIERILREDNPITQAIRVDVRQSMKNGGGPACLRLRVVLSDEERAAVRGNVFWTPQLHETLVDWVNRHYRDHLTPADLADVRLYHESEAALDELREVLQLPVI